From the Carassius carassius chromosome 45, fCarCar2.1, whole genome shotgun sequence genome, one window contains:
- the fgl1b gene encoding fibrinogen like 1B has protein sequence MSQLVFILVFHALTFLQISAEEDCQVSEVLKLKEEIRKMNNKLLIGEWKVMHLRNHRRFKLIPNLELSLEHKETPENNTEHSPTLPSTGGSLLVHDKDCSELYDRLKPGSGFYRIKPKLSAEPFLVYCEMEDGGGWTVIQKRINGKVDFDRKWEDYKNGFGDFQSSKDEFWIGNDHIHALLNDGENVMKIELMDWKGERSYAVYDNFRVSDEKDKYRLHYGMYSGQAGDALSGGANMVEQWSASHNGMQFTTRDQDHDRYLQGNCAVENRGGWWYNRCHAANLNGRFYRGGEYKAKYDNGVVWGTWRGLWYSLRRTAMKVRPSSYMDNLGSGVGPIE, from the exons ATGTCACAGCTGGTGTTTATCTTGGTGTTTCATGCTCTCACATTTCTTCAAATCTCA GCAGAGGAAGACTGCCAAGTATCTGAAGTGTTGAAGCTGAAGGAAGAGATTCGTAAGATGAATAATAAATTGCTGATTGGGGAATGGAAAGTTATGCATCTGCGTAATCACCGACGCTTTAAGCTGATTCCCAACCTGGAACTATCACTGGAACACAAGGAGACCCCTGAAAACAACACTGAACATTCACCCACCCTACCAAGTACTGGAGGCTCATTATTAGTTCATGACAAAG ATTGTTCTGAGTTATATGACAGACTAAAACCAGGGAGCGGATTCTACAGGATTAAACCCAAACTGTCAGCTGAACCATTCCTTGTGTACTGTGAGATGGAAGATGGTGGGGGCTGGACTGTGATTCAGAAACGGATCAATGGGAAAGTTGATTTTGACAG AAAGTGGGAAGATTACAAAAATGGGTTTGGTGATTTTCAGTCAAGCAAAGATGAATTCTGGATTGGGAATGATCATATTCATGCCCTGCTCAATGATG GTGAAAATGTGATGAAAattgaactgatggactggaaaGGAGAGCGATCCTATGCCGTATACGACAATTTCAGAGTTTCAgatgaaaaa GATAAATACAGGCTGCACTACGGGATGTACAGTGGTCAGGCTGGAGATGCCCTGTCCGGAGGGGCCAATATGGTGGAGCAATGGTCAGCCTCTCATAACGGCATGCAATTCACTACCAGGGACCAGGATCACGATCGCTACCTGCAGGGAAACTGTGCTGTTGAGAACAGGGGGGGCTGGTGGTATAACAG GTGTCATGCTGCCAATCTTAATGGGAGATTTTACAGAGGTGGAGAGTACAAAGCCAAATATGATAATGGTGTGGTCTGGGGCACCTGGAGAGGACTATGGTACTCTCTCAGACGCACAGCCATGAAGGTCCGGCCCAGTTCCTACATGGACAACTTAGGGAGTGGAGTAGGACCTATTGAGTAG
- the tpte gene encoding putative tyrosine-protein phosphatase TPTE: MTSVHFNPGLDSKEVNGSNGVKEEAEVRIDDGREKTEDPDTMYHRVRKTIAPFVMSFGFRVFGLVLIIVDIILVIVDFSLSNSSHDVRRAMESVSLVISFFFLIDVLLRVYVEGFKVYFSLKLNIMDACIVVVTLVVTMIYAFSDLSGASLIPRAVTFLRFLRILILVRVFRLASQKKELEKVTRRMVSENKRRYQKDGFDLDLTYVTERVIAMSFPSSGKQALYRNPIREVARFLDTKHLDHYKVFNLCSEKGYDPKFFHYRVERVMIDDHNVPSLEDMLRYTACVRDWMAADLNNVIAIHCKGGKGRTGTMVCTWLIDSDQFENAQESLDYFGERRTDKSMSSKFQGVETPSQSRYVGYYEIMKNQYNRQLPLQKSLKIKSIRIHSIAGVGKGNGSDLKMKIIVKRELVFQCVCAKQQNCAVFPDTGNNAVVISLQEGPVVTGDVKVMFESSAGLPKGYEDCPFYFWFNTSFVENNSLYLSREELDNPHKSKTWDIYKEDFGVTLYFTDP; the protein is encoded by the exons ATGACATCTGTGCATTTCAACCCTGGGTTAGATTCCAAGGAAGTTAATGG CAGTAATGGGGTGAAAGAGGAGGCAGAGGTGCGGATCGATGATGGAAGGGAAAAGACTGAGGACCCAGACACCATGTACCA TCGTGTCCGGAAAACTATAGCTCCTTTTGTGATGTCTTTTGGTTTTCG TGTTTTTGGCCTGGTACTGATCATTGTGGACATTATTCTGGTCATTGTGGACTTCTCTCTTTCCAACAGCAGTCACGATGTTAGAAGAGCAATGGAGTCTGTTTCTCTTGTCATctccttttttttcctcatcgaTGTGCTGCTCCGTGTATACGTGGAAGG ATTCAAAGTGTATTTCAGCTTAAAACTGAATATTATGGATGCTTGTATTGTGGTGGTTACCCTGGTGGTCACCATGATCTACGCGTTCAGCGATCTCTCCGGAGCTAGCCTGATTCCCAG GGCGGTCACTTTCCTGAGGTTTCTGAGGATATTGATTCTGGTACGTGTCTTCAGACTGGCCTCTCAGAAGAAAGAGCTTGAAAAGGTCACCAGGAGAATG GTGTCCGAAAACAAAAGACGGTACCAAAAAGATGGATTTGATCTGGACCTTACTTATGTCACAG AAAGAGTCATTGCCATGTCTTTTCCCTCTTCTGGGAAGCAGGCGCTCTATAGGAACCCAATCAGA GAGGTCGCTAGATTCCTGGACACCAAACATCTGGATCACTACAAGGTGTTTAACCTCTGTA GTGAGAAGGGCTACGATCCAAAGTTCTTTCACTATAGAGTGGAGCGTGTTATGATCGATGACCATAACGTGCCGTCACTCGA AGATATGCTGCGGTACACGGCCTGTGTTAGGGACTGGATGGCAGCAGACCTCAACAATGTGATCGCCATCCACTGCAAAGGAGGAAAAG GGCGGACTGGGACTATGGTGTGCACGTGGCTCATCGACAGCGACCAGTTTGAGAATGCACAG gaGAGTTTGGACTACTTCGGGGAGAGACGGACTGATAAAAGTATGAGTTCGAAGTTCCAGGGTGTTGAGACTccctcacag AGTAGGTACGTTGGTTATTATGAGATCATGAAGAACCAATACAACCGTCAGCTACCACTCCAGAAGAGCCTGAAAATAAAGAGCATTCGAATCCACTCCATCGCAG GTGTAGGGAAGGGGAACGGGAGCGACCTGAAGATGAAGATCATAGTGAAGCGAGAGCTCGTCTTCCAGTGTGTTTGTGCCAAACAGCAGAACTGTGCG gtgTTTCCTGACACTGGTAACAATGCGGTGGTCATCAGCTTACAGGAAGGGCCTGTTGTGACCGGAGATGTCAAGGTCATGTTTGAGTCCAGTGCT ggtTTGCCAAAGGGTTACGAGGACTGTCCTTTCTATTTCTGGTTTAACACCTCTTTCGTTGAGAAcaacag CTTGTATCTCTCGAGGGAGGAGCTGGACAATCCACACAAATCAAAGACCTGGGACATCTATAAGGAGGACTTCGGAGTGACGTTGTATTTCACAGACCCTTGA
- the smpd1 gene encoding sphingomyelin phosphodiesterase, with amino-acid sequence MKRPVFGLFSVCAVFLVWTLFSAPWGSSYPLDGGTDSPQLRFVEEFDRFRLGFSWHNMSCAVCKAIFATLDIALLSDSNMERVAHALGEACVRLHLAEAQVCREIMELFRNDVILALQESFLWPSEACALLVGPTCGHFDIYAPWNVSLPQVPKPPVKPPKPPKEGSPQSRILFLTDIHWDAQYAEGSLVDCKMPLCCRNDSGRASWKQTGAGYWGTYGDCDLPLRTVENLLQNIVKSGPWDWVYWTGDIPAHNVWSQTRAQQLNELVTITRLIHKHLGPNVTVYPAVGNHESTPVNSFPPPFVHGNRSSRWLYNTMAEEWAPWLPEDALETIRRGGFYTVEVERGLRVVSLNMNFCARENYWLMVNSTDPAGQLQWLIHILQESENKGEKVHIIGHIPPGLCLSSWSWNYYHIVNRYESTITGQFFGHTHVDEFQMFYDEDTLTRPLSVAFIAPSVTTYVNLNPGYRVYYVDGNYPGSSRMVLDHETFILNLTLANNQPSKPDPSPSWTLLYRASKAYGLSTLFPSDMDSLIKVMKNDDRVFQRFWYLFHKGHVSEPCTDTCKTSLICLLHSGRHDLLTQCDMLHGDKRSVRKTMC; translated from the exons ATGAAGCGCCCGGTGTTCGGCTTATTCTCCGTCTGCGCTGTTTTCTTAGTCTGGACTTTGTTTTCGGCGCCGTGGGGTTCCTCATACCCTCTCGACGGAGGAACAGACTCGCCGCAGCTGAGGTTCGTGGAGGAGTTTGATCGGTTTAGGCTCGGGTTTAGCTGGCACAACATGTCCTGCGCGGTGTGTAAAGCGATCTTCGCCACGCTTGACATCGCGCTCCTG AGTGACTCAAACATGGAGCGTGTGGCGCATGCTTTAGGAGAGGCCTGTGTTCGACTGCATCTGGCCGAGGCTCAAGTATGCAGAGAAATCATGGAGCTCTTCCGAAACGATGTCATCCTTGCGCTCCAGGAGTCCTTCCTCTGGCCCTCGGAGGCTTGCGCTCTACTGGTGGGACCAACGTGTGGCCATTTTGATATTTATGCACCCTGGAATGTGTCCCTGCCGCAGGTCCCCAAACCCCCTGTTAAACCACCCAAACCTCCCAAAGAGGGTTCTCCACAGAGCCGAATTCTCTTCCTCACGGATATCCACTGGGATGCGCAGTATGCTGAGGGCAGTCTCGTGGACTGTAAGATGCCACTGTGCTGTCGAAATGACTCTGGGAGAGCCAGTTGGAAGCAGACTGGAGCCGGATACTGGGGCACATATGGCGATTGTGACCTGCCTCTGCGCACAGTGGAGAACCTTCTCCAAAACATTGTCAAATCTGGCCCATGGGATTGGGTTTACTGGACAGGAGACATTCCAGCACACAACGTCTGGTCTCAGACCCGGGCACAACAGCTGAATGAGCTCGTCACCATCACTAGACTCATACACAAACACCTGGGGCCTAATGTAACGGTTTACCCAGCGGTTGGGAATCACGAGAGCACACCGGTGAATAGCTTCCCTCCTCCGTTTGTACATGGCAATCGGTCGTCCCGCTGGCTTTATAACACTATGGCTGAGGAGTGGGCACCCTGGCTGCCAGAGGACGCCCTGGAGACGATACG GCGTGGAGGGTTTTACACGGTTGAAGTTGAGCGTGGTTTGAGGGTTGTGTCCTTGAACATGAACTTCTGTGCGCGAGAGAACTACTGGCTGATGGTGAACTCCACAGACCCGGCGGGTCAGCTCCAGTGGCTCATTCACATACTACAAGAGTCCGAGAACAAGGGAGAGAAG GTCCACATCATCGGTCACATCCCCCCGGGACTCTGCTTGAGCAGTTGGAGTTGGAATTATTATCATATAGTGAACAG ATATGAAAGCACCATAACTGGTCAGTTTTTTGGACACACGCATGTCGATGAGTTTCAGATGTTCTATGATGAAGATACATTGACTCGTCCGCTAAGTGTGGCTTTCATCGCCCCAAGTGTGACCACTTATGTCAACCTGAACCCAG GATATCGCGTTTATTACGTGGATGGAAACTACCCAGGCAGCAGTCGCATGGTTTTGGATCACGAGACTTTTATTCTCAACCTGACTCTGGCCAACAACCAGCCCTCAAAACCTGACCCCAGCCCATCCTGGACCTTACTGTACCGCGCGTCTAAGGCCTACGGTTTGTCCACACTCTTCCCATCAGACATGGACTCTTTGATCAAAGTCATGAAGAATGATGACCGTGTCTTCCAGCGCTTCTGGTACCTCTTTCATAAAGGCCACGTCTCAGAGCCCTGCACAGACACTTGCAAGACTTCACTGATCTGCCTTCTACACAGTGGACGACACGACCTCTTAACACAGTGTGACATGCTACATGGAGATAAACGCTCTGTTAGGAAGACGATGTGTTGA
- the LOC132126925 gene encoding integrin-linked protein kinase-like: MDDIFTQCREGNAVAVRLWLDNTENDLNQGDDHGFSPLHWACREGRSGVVDMLIMRGARINVMNRGDDTPLHLAASHGHRDILAKLIQCKADNNAANEHGNTPLHYACFWAHGLVAEDLVNNGAQVSICNKYGETPLDKAKPQLAANLKELAEKQGQSLTKVPFKDTFWKGTTRTRPRNGTLNKQAGIDYKQLSMLTKINENHSGELWKGRWQGTEIVVKMLHVRDWTTRKSRDFNEEYPKLRIFSHPNVLPMLGACQSPPAPHPIIITHWMPYGSLYNVLHEGTNFVVDQTQAVKFALDIACGMAFLHTLEPMIPRHYLNSKSVMLDEDMTARISMADVKFSFQCPGRMYSPAWVAPEALQKKPEEINRRSADMWSFAVLLWELVTREVPFADLSNMEIGMKVALEGLRPTIPPGISPHICKLMKICMNEDPAKRPKFDMIVPILEKMQDK, encoded by the exons GGATGATCATGGGTTCAGTCCGTTGCACTGGGCGTGCCGTGAGGGTCGTTCGGGGGTCGTGGACATGCTTATCATGAGAGGGGCGCGCATCAATGTGATGAACCGAGGCGACGACACACCTCTGCACCTGGCTGCGAGTCACGGCCACCGCGACATTCTGGCCAAG CTGATCCAGTGTAAAGCAGATAACAATGCGGCAAACGAGCATGGCAACACCCCTCTCCATTACGCCTGCTTCTGGGCCCATGGCCTCGTGGCAGAG GATCTGGTCAATAATGGTGCTCAGGTGAGCATCTGCAACAAGTATGGAGAAACTCCACTGGACAAGGCCAAACCACAGCTTGCCGCAAATCTGAAAG AGCTGGCGGAGAAACAGGGACAAAGCCTGACCAAAGTTCCTTTCAAGGACACTTTCTGGAAGGGAACTACTCGAACGCGCCCAC GTAATGGCACACTAAACAAACAAGCTGGAATAGATTATAAACAGCTCTCCATGCTGACCAAGATCAACGAGAACCACTCTGGAGAG CTGTGGAAAGGCCGCTGGCAGGGCACAGAGATTGTGGTCAAGATGCTTCATGTGCGGGATTGGACTACAAGAAAGAGCCGTGACTTTAATGAGGAGTACCCTAAACTAAG AATCTTCTCCCACCCAAACGTGTTGCCCATGTTGGGGGCGTGTCAGTCTCCACCCGCCCCTCATCCAATCATAATTACACACTGGATGCCCTATGGCTCCCTCTACAATGTGCTTCACGAGGGAACCA ACTTTGTTGTGGATCAGACGCAAGCGGTGAAGTTTGCTTTGGATATAGCGTGTGGAATGGCTTTCCTGCACACACTGGAGCCCATGATCCCTCGGCATTATCTCAACAGCAAGAGTGTCATG CTTGATGAAGACATGACGGCCAGGATAAGCATGGCAGATGTTAAGTTCTCCTTTCAGTGTCCCGGCAGGATGTACTCTCCCGCATGGGTGGCACCTGAAG CCCTGCAGAAGAAGCCAGAGGAGATTAACCGGCGCTCTGCAGACATGTGGAGTTTTGCAGTGTTGCTCTGGGAGCTTGTCACCAGAGAGGTGCCCTTCGCTGACCTCTCAAACATGGAAATTGGCATGAAG GTGGCACTAGAGGGACTGCGGCCCACCATCCCACCGGGCATTTCCCCCCACATCTGCAAGCTAATGAAAATCTGCATGAACGAGGATCCTGCCAAGAGGCCCAAATTCGACATGATCGTGCCCATCCTAGAGAAGATGCAAGACAAATGA